AACTATAGACGCTACGAAAACGGAGAATTACCAATTCCATCAAATGTATTACTCACTCTCTGCCAAATTTACAAAATTTCGCCAAACAAAATGGTGGGATTCTGTGATAATCTGTATTTATATCAAAAGCAGAAACTCATATATGAGCGCCTTTTTAAAGCTTCTAATTCTATAGCCTTCAGCCTGAAAGAGTTTAAAATGTTTTTAGAGAACGAACATTTTTAAATTGTCAAGTATTTTTAAGGACAAAATCCGATGGTTTTTGTAGTTTTACAATACATGTGTTACAACTGAATAATTAAAAAGCAGAGATACTGCCTTTTGTGTTATAGTTTAGTCACCACAACAAAAACTAACCAAAAGGAGTTCTCTGCTATGGCTACTATAACACAAGATATGAGGTATCGTCTATCACTAATTCGTTTCGCTGAAAAATTTGGCGTCTCCAAAGCCGCTGTCAAATATAAAACTAACAGACAGTATATCTACCGCTGGAAACGTCGCTTTGACGGCTCCTGGGACTCCCTTAGGGATCGTTCCAGAAGACCTCTTCACCATCCCAATCAGCATACCCCTCAGGAGATCTCTCTCATCTCTCATATGCGACGCAGAAACCCTAATGCTGGACTGGTTATCTTCTGGGTAAAACTTATGCACCGCGGCTATTCCCGTTCTATTTCCGGGCTTTACCGCTTTCTTCGCAAACAGAAAATGATGGCTGTTAAGCCTGCTAATCCCAAGTACGTTCCTAAGCCCTATGAACAGATGCTTTTTCCTGGGCAGCGAATTCAGATTGATGTAAAGTTTGTTCCCTCTATCTGTCTGGTGAATCAGGCACAGGGACAGAGCTTCTTTCAATACACTGCTATTGACGAATACTCACGCTGGCGCTTTGTGGAGGCCTTTGAGGAGCACAATACTTACTCTTCCGCTGTATTTCTTGATCACCTGGTGAAGGTCTTTCCTCTGCCCATTCAGTGTGTCCAGACAGATAACGGAAGTGAATTCACTAAACGGTTTACAGGAACAAAACGGGAGGAAAACCTTACCCTATTTGAGGAAAGGCTGCGCCAGTATGGGATTAAGCACAAAAAGATCCGGCCCTTTACGCCACGGCATAATGGAAAGGTAGAAAGAAGTCATCGAAAGGACAATGAACGTTTTTATGCAACACACACATTGTATTCCTTTGAGGACTTTGCTGCCCAGTTAAAGGTATATAACCGCAGAGGTTATAATAACTTTCCCATGCGGCCTTTGGGATGGAAAACACCTAACGAGGTACTGAGAGATTATTTACGGTAAGTGTAACATATGTTTGAAAAACCTACATTTTAAGGACAAAATCCGATGGTTTTGTCCTTTTTTTTGCGTTTTTTCCTCTTTGAAAATGTTATGATAATTTCATTAGATAAACCGTGTACACAATTTTTCTGAAATCAAATAAAAAGGAGAATCAAACAATGAGACTAAATGCCAACGTTTTTATTCTGGCAAAGCTTTCCAAACCATGGGAAGATTCCGCTGGAAATCCACAAGTTTCTTATTCTGCTAACATCATGCAGGACAAGGGCACGATTATCGACACGCTCAGGCTTAACGAAGAACAATTTTCGCAGATTGAAGCAAACCAAAGTTACACGATTACGGCAGACTTTGGTACAGGAAGGAACGGAGGTTACCTTCGTGTTGTCGATATTGTATCTGCAAAATAATAAATACGCCCCTACCTAAATTGGTAGGGGTAACCAAGCATAGGAGGATTTTATATGGTAAAAAAATAAATGACTTTTTTGAATCCTGTATAAACAAAATTTCATCAGGAAGCAAGAACCTATATCACTCATTTCAAGACAAAGATACTGTTAAAAAACTTATCTTTGTTATCTGTTCTCTGTTTCTATTAACTGGTATCGCTGGACTTCTGGGATTTTTAATCTTGTCCATCTGCCGTTTTATCAATCATCATATGGGTGAATTGGTTGTAATTTCCATTTCCATAGGTGCCGTTTTTGCCTGTTTGCAATCTGGGAAAGAACAGCGTGAAGCAAAACGGCGAAAAGCTATGGAAGAACAGGCAAAGGCACTGATTCCAAAAGCAAATTCTATTTATGAAAAAATTGGTAATCTGCTAATAGATGTTTTAAGAGACCGTAGCATTGCATCTTTAATCAGTCTTGCAAGGCCGACCAACTTTTCCAATATTATTATGGAAAACCCAGAGCAACGGATTCAAATAAAACCGGATGGTTCAGGCTATCTTTTAATGTATAGAGCAGATAAAATGTCTATCTGTTTTTTGGAACCGGATGACCTTAGAACTATTCGGGATGTACTGCAAGGCTCTATCAACCAGAGAATCAGTGCTTACGGGATTGCTGGCCTATGCCCTCCAAAGCCGAATACATTCCTACATATTATGGGCGAGCCAAGCGATTCTCATAGTTATATAACCTTGTGTCTTGATTATAACGAAACTACTCTGCAAGATACCTGTTCTCTTGCACCTGTATTTTCATCTGGTGATAATATTTATGGATGACAATACTGCTATCCCTATTCTCCTAGATGACGCCTTTTATCAATTATCGGTTCGAAAAGATATTTTCTGGAATCCCCAGCATAGTCCGCATATCATTGTTGTAGGGGCTACTGGTTCAGGAAAAACTTATCTATGCAAGCTGATACTGGCAAAACTTTCACGTTACTATGCCCAAAGCGAACTGATTATTTGCGATATGAAAGCTGATAAAGACTATGCTTTTTTAGCTGATGCAAAAAATTACTATCGCTTCATGGACTGTGCCAACGGACTGGAAAAAATGAACAGTCTTCTGGTCGAACGCCAGAAAGAAAGTTCTGACCGCCATCTTGTAATTTTATACTTTGATGAATGGGCTTCCTTTATCAGCAGTTTAAGTACCGACAAAAAAGCATCTGCAAATGCTCTTCAAACATTATCCAGACTTTTAATGATGGGGCGAAGCTTTAACCTTCAAATTATCATCAGTCAGCAGAGAGCTGATGCAAGTACCTTTGGCACTGCCAGAGATAATTTTAATCTTGCCATTGGCCTTGGAAATATGTCCAAAGAAAGTCAGCAAATGCTGTTTTCTGATTTCCGTTCAGAAATGCTTCCAAATCGTATGAGAGGTACGGGATATTTGCTTGCAAATGGCTCTAATTTTCACTCCGTGCGTGTTCCAAACATTAACCGCATGGATTTACTGGAAGCTGATATTATTGCTGGAACAACTCGCTACGAAACGCCCCAAATGCCGTGCAAAGCATAAGGCGTTTGGGGCGTAGGAGGGAACCTGTTCCCTCCTATCATACCGAAGTTGTTAGTATTACCACAACTTCGGTGTCAGTGTCAAAAACCGTTAAATACAATCGTTCCGGCATATTTTTCCGTTGTGTCAGCTCTGTGCCGGAACTTAGAAAGGAAATCTTATGACAAACACAAAAAAACTGTCAATAATAATCGGCGTAGCCGAAAATACCAATTAACATTTAACAACCCAGATAAACATAAAAACTGTTCCCATCAGGCAATTAAAGAAAAACTATCCGGCTGGGAAAATATTATT
The window above is part of the Lachnoclostridium edouardi genome. Proteins encoded here:
- a CDS encoding helix-turn-helix domain-containing protein, with product MNNFESPNSSSFSFHYDQEAIAKKISILRTEHGYSEKKILQELELNSVKISRSNYRRYENGELPIPSNVLLTLCQIYKISPNKMVGFCDNLYLYQKQKLIYERLFKASNSIAFSLKEFKMFLENEHF
- a CDS encoding DDE-type integrase/transposase/recombinase encodes the protein MATITQDMRYRLSLIRFAEKFGVSKAAVKYKTNRQYIYRWKRRFDGSWDSLRDRSRRPLHHPNQHTPQEISLISHMRRRNPNAGLVIFWVKLMHRGYSRSISGLYRFLRKQKMMAVKPANPKYVPKPYEQMLFPGQRIQIDVKFVPSICLVNQAQGQSFFQYTAIDEYSRWRFVEAFEEHNTYSSAVFLDHLVKVFPLPIQCVQTDNGSEFTKRFTGTKREENLTLFEERLRQYGIKHKKIRPFTPRHNGKVERSHRKDNERFYATHTLYSFEDFAAQLKVYNRRGYNNFPMRPLGWKTPNEVLRDYLR
- a CDS encoding type IV secretory system conjugative DNA transfer family protein, with the protein product MDDNTAIPILLDDAFYQLSVRKDIFWNPQHSPHIIVVGATGSGKTYLCKLILAKLSRYYAQSELIICDMKADKDYAFLADAKNYYRFMDCANGLEKMNSLLVERQKESSDRHLVILYFDEWASFISSLSTDKKASANALQTLSRLLMMGRSFNLQIIISQQRADASTFGTARDNFNLAIGLGNMSKESQQMLFSDFRSEMLPNRMRGTGYLLANGSNFHSVRVPNINRMDLLEADIIAGTTRYETPQMPCKA